A window of Dissulfurirhabdus thermomarina contains these coding sequences:
- the gltX gene encoding glutamate--tRNA ligase yields MTTAGSPTHAPVRVRFAPSPTGYLHIGGARTAIYNWLFARRHGGTFILRIEDTDAERSTQDSIRGIIDGLTWLGIDWDVGPDFQSRHIAEHRAAAERLLASGHAYRCFCTKEELDAKREAARAAKRPFKYDGTCRNLPPEEVERRVAAGWPSVIRFRVPEGEGAVRFDDVVYGPIERAWADIEDFVIVRSNGTPLYLLSNAVDDIRDGITHVIRGQDGLANTPRQILIYQALGAPLPVFAHMPLTLDLQKRKISKRTHGEVVAVQFYRERGFLPWALVNFLVLLGWHVSGDQEIFSREELLEAFSLEGIGRANSIFNYRPGDPKFFTDPKALSINAHYLRTLPVEEIAPHVKAELEAAGIWDPAWEGERREWFLATVDLIRSRYHTLKDFVELGRAYFSDDFPVDEKALRKNVLKHEALREWLPELADRLAGVSPWTPEATEAAVRAFAEEKGIKAGVVINGIRTAVTGQAVGPGLFDVLAAVGQERTVARLRRVPALYGG; encoded by the coding sequence ATGACCACAGCGGGATCCCCCACCCACGCGCCCGTGCGGGTCCGGTTCGCGCCGAGCCCCACCGGGTACCTCCACATCGGCGGCGCCCGGACGGCCATCTACAACTGGCTCTTCGCCCGGCGGCACGGCGGCACCTTCATCCTCCGCATAGAGGACACCGATGCCGAGCGTTCCACGCAAGACTCCATCCGGGGCATCATCGACGGGCTCACCTGGCTCGGGATCGACTGGGACGTGGGGCCCGACTTCCAGTCGCGGCACATCGCCGAGCACCGGGCCGCGGCGGAACGGCTCCTCGCCTCCGGCCATGCCTACCGCTGCTTCTGCACCAAGGAGGAGCTGGACGCCAAGCGCGAGGCCGCCAGGGCCGCCAAGCGGCCCTTCAAGTACGACGGGACCTGCCGGAACCTCCCCCCGGAGGAGGTGGAGCGGCGCGTGGCCGCCGGCTGGCCCAGCGTCATCCGCTTCCGGGTGCCGGAGGGCGAGGGGGCGGTCCGCTTCGACGACGTGGTCTACGGGCCCATCGAGCGGGCCTGGGCCGACATCGAGGACTTCGTCATCGTGCGGTCCAACGGGACCCCGCTCTACCTCCTCTCCAACGCGGTGGACGACATCCGGGACGGGATCACCCACGTGATCCGCGGCCAGGACGGCCTGGCCAACACCCCCCGCCAGATCCTCATCTACCAGGCCCTGGGGGCCCCGCTGCCGGTCTTCGCCCACATGCCCCTCACCCTGGACCTCCAGAAGCGGAAGATCTCGAAGCGGACCCACGGCGAGGTGGTGGCCGTCCAGTTCTACCGGGAGCGGGGTTTTCTACCCTGGGCACTGGTGAACTTCCTGGTCCTCCTCGGCTGGCACGTCTCCGGCGACCAGGAGATCTTCTCGCGGGAGGAGCTGCTCGAGGCCTTCTCCCTGGAGGGGATCGGACGGGCCAACTCCATCTTCAACTACCGGCCCGGCGACCCGAAGTTCTTCACGGATCCCAAGGCCCTTTCCATCAACGCCCACTACCTCCGGACGCTGCCCGTGGAGGAGATCGCCCCCCACGTGAAGGCGGAACTCGAGGCGGCCGGTATCTGGGACCCCGCCTGGGAGGGTGAGCGCCGGGAGTGGTTCCTGGCCACCGTGGACCTCATCCGCAGCCGCTACCACACCCTCAAGGACTTCGTGGAACTCGGACGTGCCTATTTCTCCGACGACTTTCCGGTGGACGAGAAGGCCCTCCGGAAGAACGTCCTCAAGCACGAGGCGCTCCGGGAGTGGCTGCCCGAGCTCGCCGACCGCCTGGCCGGGGTGTCGCCGTGGACCCCGGAGGCCACGGAGGCCGCCGTCCGGGCCTTCGCCGAGGAGAAGGGGATCAAGGCCGGGGTCGTCATCAACGGGATCCGCACCGCGGTCACGGGCCAGGCCGTGGGCCCCGGGCTCTTCGACGTCCTGGCGGCCGTGGGACAGGAGCGCACGGTGGCCCGGCTCCGGCGGGTCCCGGCGCTCTACGGCGGCTGA